In Brevundimonas sp. SGAir0440, one DNA window encodes the following:
- a CDS encoding DUF1543 domain-containing protein gives MKLFAIYIGGEHPGANIEVHDMRFLVAPSIEATKDALLAQWWGREGTLHIDCWSEISQADGYDISLLPTPFEGKEKLYYVNLGGYDGVAFAEQHRNVFVVADSLPAAKARAIKLAKGWTDAHRDEMYEAEQAFALDDVAGAERLYIHLKPSLMSGDPDFTCRYMPIR, from the coding sequence ATGAAGCTGTTTGCGATCTACATCGGCGGGGAACACCCCGGCGCCAATATCGAGGTGCACGATATGCGTTTCCTCGTCGCCCCGTCGATCGAAGCGACGAAAGACGCCTTGCTGGCGCAGTGGTGGGGACGCGAAGGGACGTTGCACATCGATTGCTGGTCGGAGATTTCGCAGGCGGACGGCTACGACATCAGCCTGCTTCCCACACCGTTCGAGGGCAAGGAAAAGCTCTACTACGTCAACTTGGGCGGCTATGATGGCGTCGCCTTCGCCGAGCAGCACCGCAATGTCTTCGTCGTCGCTGACAGCCTGCCGGCAGCCAAGGCGCGGGCTATCAAACTGGCAAAGGGTTGGACGGACGCGCACCGGGACGAGATGTATGAGGCCGAACAGGCGTTTGCGCTGGACGACGTCGCAGGCGCCGAACGTCTTTACATCCACCTCAAGCCCAGCCTGATGAGCGGCGATCCGGACTTCACCTGCCGCTACATGCCGATCCGCTGA
- a CDS encoding glycosyltransferase family 2 protein yields the protein MSAHIFDNTAWSQATPTISVLIPFLRDDPQELLRRLDSEAPALSGAVELILLDDGTADADLTTRLHATIDALRLPARLITLAANEGRARGRNRLTTAARGEAYLFLDSDMQPDTAAFLQNWLRLVTDSAPAVAFGGFSLDQAPTDARFAVHRALSGASECLPASERALTPEKYVYTSNLLVRRDVFAAESFDRGFSGWGWEDVEWAMRVSRRFTVVHIDNPATHMGLDTVEDLARKFDQGAGNFARVVALHPALVQTYPSYKAARALKRLPALPLARRLMKQAALTTALPVKARAFALRLYRAAVYADAV from the coding sequence ATGAGCGCCCATATCTTTGACAACACCGCCTGGTCTCAGGCGACGCCGACGATCTCGGTCCTGATCCCCTTCCTGCGCGACGATCCGCAAGAACTGTTGCGCCGACTGGACAGCGAGGCCCCCGCCCTGTCCGGCGCGGTCGAGTTGATCCTGCTGGACGACGGCACCGCCGACGCTGATCTGACGACCCGGCTTCATGCCACCATCGACGCCCTGCGACTGCCCGCCCGCCTGATCACCCTGGCGGCCAACGAGGGTCGCGCCAGGGGCCGCAACCGCCTGACCACCGCCGCGCGCGGCGAGGCCTATCTGTTCCTCGACAGCGACATGCAGCCCGACACGGCGGCCTTCCTGCAAAACTGGCTGCGACTGGTCACCGACAGCGCGCCCGCCGTGGCCTTCGGCGGCTTCTCGCTGGATCAGGCGCCGACCGACGCGCGGTTCGCCGTCCACCGCGCCCTGTCGGGCGCCTCGGAATGCTTGCCGGCGTCGGAGCGCGCCCTGACGCCTGAGAAATACGTCTACACCTCGAACCTACTGGTGCGCCGTGACGTCTTCGCCGCCGAGTCCTTCGATCGCGGTTTCAGCGGCTGGGGCTGGGAGGACGTGGAGTGGGCTATGCGCGTCTCGCGCCGCTTTACCGTCGTCCACATAGACAATCCCGCCACCCATATGGGCCTGGACACGGTCGAGGATCTGGCGCGCAAGTTCGATCAGGGCGCCGGCAACTTCGCCCGCGTCGTCGCCCTGCACCCCGCCCTCGTCCAGACCTATCCCAGCTACAAGGCCGCGCGCGCCCTGAAACGCCTGCCCGCCCTGCCGCTGGCGCGCCGCCTGATGAAACAGGCCGCCTTGACGACGGCCCTGCCGGTCAAGGCCCGCGCCTTCGCGCTCAGGCTCTACCGCGCCGCCGTCTATGCGGACGCCGTATGA
- a CDS encoding glycosyltransferase family 2 protein, whose protein sequence is MRDVAVIIPTLRRPDSLERALRSVFGQTGSLHRIAAIVVADNDPDGSAAPVIERLRAEAPVPLTYAHARIPGVATARNVGLAATDAPLIAFLDDDEAASPGWLAALLSAQTQTGADVVFGPIRGRVPENTGWTTTYLERFFGRDGPRETGLTDEIHGCGNSLMVQATALPGEAPFDVAMNETGGEDDRLFTALSARGGRFGWAAEAWVDEFAPPHRATLTYALTRAFAYGQSPTQMAADRRDWPGVVKWMVVGLAQTGVWGAASLLAALLRRPNRAYTYDRCARGLGKVFWTKGFEPKLYGAAMLKRPTA, encoded by the coding sequence ATGCGCGATGTCGCCGTCATCATCCCGACCCTGCGCCGCCCCGACAGTCTGGAGCGGGCCCTGCGGTCGGTCTTCGGACAGACCGGATCGTTGCACCGCATCGCCGCCATCGTTGTCGCCGACAACGACCCTGATGGGTCGGCCGCCCCCGTGATCGAACGGCTGCGCGCCGAGGCGCCCGTGCCCCTGACCTACGCCCACGCCCGCATCCCCGGCGTGGCGACGGCGCGCAATGTCGGCCTGGCCGCCACAGACGCGCCCCTGATCGCCTTTCTGGACGACGACGAAGCCGCCTCTCCCGGCTGGCTCGCCGCCCTGCTGAGCGCCCAAACCCAGACCGGCGCCGATGTCGTCTTTGGCCCCATTCGCGGACGGGTGCCGGAAAACACCGGCTGGACCACCACCTATCTGGAGCGGTTCTTTGGCCGGGACGGCCCGCGCGAAACCGGCCTGACCGACGAGATCCACGGCTGCGGTAACAGCCTGATGGTGCAGGCGACCGCCCTGCCCGGCGAGGCCCCGTTTGACGTCGCCATGAACGAGACGGGCGGCGAGGACGACCGGCTGTTCACCGCCCTGTCGGCGCGCGGCGGTCGGTTCGGCTGGGCCGCCGAGGCCTGGGTGGATGAGTTCGCCCCGCCTCACCGCGCCACGCTGACCTACGCCCTGACCCGCGCCTTCGCCTATGGCCAGAGCCCGACCCAGATGGCCGCCGACCGCCGCGACTGGCCCGGCGTCGTCAAATGGATGGTGGTCGGACTGGCCCAGACCGGCGTATGGGGCGCCGCATCACTTCTGGCCGCCCTCCTGCGCCGCCCAAACCGCGCCTACACCTACGACCGCTGCGCGCGTGGTCTCGGCAAGGTCTTCTGGACCAAAGGCTTCGAGCCGAAACTGTATGGCGCGGCGATGCTGAAGCGCCCCACGGCCTGA
- a CDS encoding polysaccharide biosynthesis C-terminal domain-containing protein, whose translation MSEKRMFWRGVWGYLPAQIVQGVVGFLTIFVFTRLLSADDFGHYALAFSVTTLAHTVTFTWLEASMARFWAAERTPEGMATHFASLYRTSFATIAVFIPIAALIVWLAPLTPAFKIAVAFGLAGAPVRNLAKLAQERYRAAGEVSKSAAVDIGVAVLGFLVGAGFALAGVGAASPLLGLAIAPLFALPFILPGELRQAGGGTVDRTRLKAYALYGYPIAASLTLALVLASTDRFLLAAFMDAAAVGAYHASYSLANRTLDVIFIWLGAAGAPAMVMALERGGREALRQTAIEQGSTLILIGLPAAVGLSLVARPLAELMIGQDLRAAAALVTPWIAASSFLSGMIAYYFGFGFTLGKKTGLLLVTMAIPALCNVALNLVLIPRMGVTGAAVSTAASFGIGLIACILLSRRAIALPMPWEALIRCGIASAVMAGVVWFLPPIGGFLELMMDASVGGFVYAIVALTLNAAGVRDVLLRLIRARRSVTA comes from the coding sequence TTGAGCGAGAAGCGCATGTTCTGGCGCGGCGTCTGGGGCTATCTGCCGGCCCAGATCGTCCAGGGGGTCGTCGGTTTTCTGACGATCTTCGTCTTTACGCGCCTGCTCAGCGCTGATGACTTCGGCCATTACGCCCTGGCGTTTTCGGTCACGACCCTGGCCCACACCGTTACTTTCACATGGCTTGAGGCGTCGATGGCGCGCTTCTGGGCGGCCGAGCGCACGCCCGAGGGCATGGCGACCCATTTCGCCAGCCTTTACCGCACATCCTTCGCCACCATCGCCGTCTTCATCCCGATCGCGGCGCTGATCGTGTGGCTGGCGCCGCTGACGCCGGCGTTCAAGATCGCTGTCGCCTTCGGCCTGGCCGGCGCGCCGGTGCGTAACCTCGCCAAGCTGGCGCAGGAGCGGTATCGCGCGGCGGGCGAGGTGTCGAAATCCGCCGCCGTGGACATCGGGGTCGCCGTATTGGGGTTCCTGGTCGGGGCCGGGTTCGCCCTGGCCGGCGTCGGCGCGGCGTCTCCTCTGCTGGGCCTGGCCATCGCCCCCCTGTTCGCCCTGCCCTTCATCTTGCCGGGCGAGTTGCGCCAGGCAGGGGGCGGGACCGTCGATCGCACGCGGCTGAAGGCCTATGCCCTCTATGGCTATCCCATTGCGGCGTCGCTGACCTTGGCCTTGGTGCTGGCCTCGACGGACCGGTTTCTGCTGGCAGCCTTCATGGATGCTGCGGCGGTCGGCGCGTATCACGCCAGCTACAGCCTGGCGAACCGGACGCTGGACGTCATCTTCATCTGGCTGGGCGCGGCCGGGGCGCCGGCCATGGTCATGGCGCTGGAGCGCGGCGGACGCGAGGCGCTGCGTCAGACTGCCATCGAACAGGGTTCGACTCTGATCCTGATCGGCCTGCCTGCCGCCGTGGGCCTGTCGCTGGTCGCGCGACCGCTGGCGGAGTTGATGATCGGCCAGGATCTGCGCGCCGCCGCTGCGCTGGTGACGCCGTGGATCGCGGCCTCGTCCTTCCTGTCAGGGATGATCGCCTACTATTTCGGCTTCGGCTTCACCTTGGGCAAGAAGACCGGCCTGCTGCTGGTGACGATGGCGATCCCGGCGCTTTGCAACGTGGCCCTGAACCTGGTCTTGATCCCCCGCATGGGCGTAACCGGCGCGGCCGTTTCGACCGCCGCCAGCTTCGGCATCGGCTTGATCGCCTGCATTCTGCTCAGCCGCCGCGCCATCGCCCTGCCGATGCCGTGGGAGGCGCTGATCCGTTGCGGGATCGCCTCCGCCGTCATGGCCGGGGTCGTCTGGTTCCTGCCGCCCATCGGCGGTTTCTTGGAGCTGATGATGGACGCGAGCGTGGGCGGCTTCGTCTATGCCATCGTCGCCCTGACGCTGAACGCCGCCGGGGTGCGTGACGTGCTGCTGCGCCTGATCCGCGCGCGCCGGAGCGTGACGGCATGA
- a CDS encoding FAD/NAD(P)-binding protein, which yields MTKSVAFVGAGPTTLYALHALLSQGVVSAQITVFEARETAGCGGPYSPDWNDPAMLSNIASIEIPPLQDTLADWLSARTPAELAELDVDGASLDERTFVPRVALGRYFESQFAALVQQARAKGVLIDVRTGCRVIDAANRKDGIELTFTSPPSQKVAKAVFDHVVLATGHQWPSRPDAQPGYFLSPWPASVLADVPATRIGIRGSSLTAIDAAVALATSHGDFVRRDDRLIYQPAPDTEDFHIAMMSRKGLLPEADFYFPLPHGPLTYCTPEAVAAAVARGPDGLLDAVFDLFRTELSHLDPDYAAETGLHEATLETFAEAYFARRASVDPFVWAAANLKEAQANHAAQVTVAWRDGILRMHEIVAVIVPHLDSAEFERFSRAFKPIFVDIYAGVPHESIERMLALHAAGRLDVIALGDDHDVDTRCPEGGARVAVGGTTRHFPIFIEATGQAALSGIQFPFLSLLEQGIVRDQVANDAPDVVRGIAVDDLFRPVDAPLPTDRLFCLSLPFIMGRHPFAQGITSSHEMGGIVGRRLALILNTAKPAVDHADTAA from the coding sequence ATGACAAAGTCCGTCGCATTCGTCGGCGCGGGGCCGACGACGCTTTACGCCCTCCATGCCCTGCTGTCCCAAGGCGTCGTCTCGGCGCAGATCACGGTGTTCGAGGCGCGCGAGACGGCCGGGTGCGGCGGCCCCTACAGCCCGGACTGGAACGATCCGGCGATGCTGTCGAACATCGCCAGCATCGAAATCCCGCCATTGCAGGACACGCTGGCCGACTGGCTGTCGGCACGAACGCCCGCCGAACTGGCAGAGTTGGACGTGGATGGGGCGTCTCTCGATGAGCGCACGTTCGTTCCGCGTGTCGCCTTGGGGCGGTATTTCGAAAGTCAGTTCGCCGCCTTGGTTCAGCAGGCCCGCGCCAAGGGTGTTCTCATCGATGTGCGGACGGGATGTCGGGTCATCGACGCGGCGAACCGCAAAGATGGGATCGAGCTGACCTTCACGTCGCCGCCGTCGCAGAAGGTCGCCAAGGCTGTGTTCGACCATGTGGTTCTGGCGACGGGTCACCAGTGGCCGTCGCGGCCGGACGCCCAGCCCGGATATTTTCTAAGCCCATGGCCTGCGTCGGTCCTTGCGGATGTTCCGGCGACACGCATCGGCATTCGGGGGTCGTCGTTGACGGCCATCGATGCGGCCGTGGCCTTGGCAACGTCCCACGGCGACTTCGTTCGGCGGGATGATCGGCTGATCTATCAGCCCGCGCCGGATACCGAGGATTTTCACATCGCCATGATGTCGCGAAAGGGGCTGCTGCCCGAGGCGGACTTCTATTTTCCGCTGCCGCATGGGCCGCTGACCTATTGCACGCCCGAGGCTGTCGCTGCGGCTGTGGCGCGCGGCCCTGACGGGCTGCTGGACGCCGTATTCGACCTGTTTCGAACCGAGCTGAGCCATCTGGATCCGGACTACGCCGCCGAGACCGGATTGCATGAGGCGACGCTGGAAACCTTCGCCGAGGCCTATTTCGCGCGGCGCGCATCGGTCGATCCGTTCGTCTGGGCCGCTGCGAACCTGAAGGAGGCGCAGGCGAATCATGCCGCACAGGTGACGGTGGCCTGGCGCGACGGCATCCTGCGCATGCACGAGATCGTCGCCGTCATCGTGCCGCATCTGGACAGCGCCGAGTTCGAGCGGTTCAGCCGCGCCTTCAAGCCGATCTTCGTCGATATCTACGCCGGCGTGCCGCATGAATCGATCGAGCGGATGCTGGCGCTGCACGCCGCCGGGCGGCTGGACGTCATCGCCTTGGGCGACGATCACGACGTCGATACGCGCTGTCCCGAAGGCGGCGCGCGCGTGGCCGTAGGCGGGACGACACGCCATTTCCCGATCTTCATCGAGGCGACGGGTCAGGCGGCCCTGAGCGGCATCCAGTTTCCGTTCCTGTCCCTTCTCGAGCAGGGGATCGTTCGAGATCAAGTCGCCAACGATGCGCCCGACGTGGTCCGGGGGATTGCTGTCGATGACCTTTTCCGGCCGGTCGATGCGCCCCTGCCGACGGATCGGCTGTTCTGTCTCAGCCTGCCGTTCATCATGGGGCGGCATCCCTTTGCGCAAGGGATCACCAGTTCGCACGAAATGGGCGGGATCGTCGGTCGGCGACTGGCGTTGATCCTGAATACCGCAAAGCCTGCGGTCGATCACGCCGATACGGCGGCCTGA